A region from the Musa acuminata AAA Group cultivar baxijiao chromosome BXJ1-10, Cavendish_Baxijiao_AAA, whole genome shotgun sequence genome encodes:
- the LOC103969538 gene encoding disease resistance protein RGA2-like, with translation MAGEAVLGAFMQVLFDKIITTVLDETRSLWGAHGELQNMTTTLPTIQALLEDAEEKQLKDKSVRYWLAKLKDVAYDMDELLDKYTAEVLKRKTEREAQSMQVCSCFANICWHGLLQFKLRHRIRAIRERFDKIARERESLGLQILDWTDQLQVTERPQTSSLVDDINVVGRETDKEKIIKILLADAGSTPNVSVLPIVGMGGLGKTTLAQLVYNDHRVKEHFQLRIWVCVSEIFDETKLTKETLEATTSGYSCTTRNLNLLHEELVEKFKGKRFLLILDDVWNEDPNKWYTYSNALRSGNRGSKIIVTTQNESVGRIMGGVSPYKLKQLSDSECWTVFRNYAFFNGNSRIYPNLEKIGRDIVQKLEGLPLGAKTLGSLLYSKTNEEDWKNILKSEIWELTPGKNNILPALRLSYKHLTPHLKQCFAFCSVFHKDYIFERSILVKIWMALGFIQPHRSKRLEDIGNSYFDELVTRSFFQSHNGNYVMHDAIHKLAQSLSVGECHKMEEDLGNNDPKKLHHLSFSCANSVPTSFVEFYKFKRLRTLLLLQGYKSKTGPIPDDLFTELSSLRVLVLHRRDINELPNSVGSLIQLRYLGLSGTDIKTLPQSIGKLYNLQVLNLKNCNLLVKIPDGITRLINLRHLEATTKLITKITGLGNLTCLQELEKFTVRKARGHKIKELKEMNELRGNLRIKKLENVFNGKQASEANLYAKEFLHTLSLEWSDERNVNCEGENLHEEVLEALQPHHDLKELTIMGYAGTKFPSWLGHPSFCYLQTIHMSNCRRCIVLPPLGQLPLLRYLDISGVHGLIRISEEFSGITDIQGFPSLVELLLDDMPDLVEWICSDYVSLFPCLTEVEIVDCPKLRELPSLPRTITRLKISDIGINFLPGLQNSDSLHLPRLSVLQINECVNLASLQQGLLEQQLRALEQLTITGCQELAKLPTEGFRSLVSLKSLHIYNCPKLGTREDDRALLPSSLEDLRISSCSKLVKKLLEELKHLSYLQHLRIKDCPDLYYFPEEGLPITLKFIGISDCINLQLLPARIQELSSLTTLTIVNCQQVQYLPEAGLPIELQELCIKECPLLKERCQERTGEDWHKIVHIPRIEIDELILRRLG, from the coding sequence ATGGCAGGAGAAGCAGTTCTAGGAGCTTTTATGCAGGTACTTTTTGACAAGATAATTACTACTGTTCTAGATGAGACAAGATCACTTTGGGGTGCCCATGGAGAACTACAAAATATGACAACCACACTCCCAACAATCCAAGCCTTGCTTGAGGATGCAGAGGAGAAGCAATTAAAAGATAAATCAGTCAGATACTGGTTGGCAAAGCTCAAGGATGTGGCTTACGATATGGATGAATTGCTGGATAAGTACACGGCAGAAGTCTTGAAGAGGAAGACGGAAAGAGAAGCTCAAAGTATGCAGGTATGTAGCTGCTTTGCTAATATTTGTTGGCATGGTTTGTTACAGTTTAAGTTGCGACATAGAATTAGAGCAATCCGAGAGAGGTTTGATAAGATTGCAAGGGAACGAGAGAGTCTCGGCCTCCAAATATTAGATTGGACAGACCAACTTCAGGTAACAGAGCGACCACAGACTAGCTCGCTAGTAGATGATATTAACGTAGTTGGAAGGGAAAcagataaagaaaaaataataaagattTTGCTGGCTGATGCCGGCTCAACTCCCAATGTTTCTGTTCTCCCTATTGTTGGCATGGGAGGGCTAGGAAAAACTACTCTTGCCCAGCTTGTTTACAATGATCACAGGGTAAAAGAGCACTTTCAGTTGAGAATATGGGTGTGTGTTTCTGAGATTTTTGATGAGACGAAGCTGACAAAAGAAACACTAGAGGCGACAACTAGTGGGTATTCTTGCACCACCAGAAACTTAAACTTGCTCCATGAAGAATTAGTTGAAAAGTTCAAAGGAAAACGTTTCTTGCTCATTCTAGATGATGTTTGGAATGAGGACCCTAATAAATGGTATACATATAGCAATGCTCTCAGATCTGGGAATAGAGGGAGCAAAATCATAGTGACAACTCAAAATGAATCTGTTGGGAGGATCATGGGTGGCGTATCTCCTTACAAATTGAAACAACTATCAGACAGTGAATGCTGGACAGTGTTCAGAAATTATGCTTTTTTTAATGGAAACTCCAGAATTTACCCAAATCTTGAGAAGATAGGCAGGGATATAGTCCAGAAGTTGGAGGGGTTACCTCTTGGAGCGAAGACACTTGGGAGCCTCCTCTACTCCAAAACTAATGAAGAAGACTGGAAGAACATCCTGAAAAGTGAAATTTGGGAGTTAACTCCAGGTAAAAACAACATTTTACCAGCTCTAAGATTGAGTTACAAGCACTTAACTCCACACTTGAAGCAGTGTTTTGCTTTCTGTTCGGTCTTTCATAAAGATTATATATTTGAACGAAGCATACTGGTTAAGATATGGATGGCACTCGGATTCATTCAGCCACATCGAAGCAAACGATTGGAGGACATAGGGAACAGTTACTTTGATGAATTAGTAACTAGATCTTTCTTTCAGTCTCATAATGGAAACTATGTGATGCATGATGCTATCCATAAGCTTGCACAGTCTCTGTCCGTTGGAGAATGCCACAAGATGGAAGAAGATTTGGGAAACAATGACCCGAAAAAGCTTCATCATTTATCATTTTCATGTGCTAATTCAGTGCCAACTTCCTTTGTGGAGttctataaattcaagagactacGTACACTTCTGTTACTTCAGGGATACAAATCCAAGACTGGACCTATCCCAGATGACCTCTTTACAGAACTCAGTTCTTTGCGGGTATTGGTCTTGCATCGTAGAGATATAAATGAGTTGCCAAATTCTGTTGGGAGCTTGATTCAGCTTCGGTACCTAGGCCTCTCCGGTACTGACATCAAAACACTACCTCAGTCAATTGGTAAACTCTATAATCTGCAAGTACTGAACTTAAAAAACTGCAATTTACTGGTTAAAATACCTGATGGCATTACCAGACTGATCAATTTGCGACATCTTGAAGCAACTACAAAGTTGATCACCAAAATAACTGGATTGGGGAACCTAACCTGCCTCCAAGAATTAGAGAAATTCACTGTTCGCAAGGCTAGAGGACACAAGATAAAAGAGTTGAAAGAAATGAACGAGCTTCGAGGAAATCTACGAATTAAAAAGCTTGAGAACGTGTTCAATGGAAAACAGGCAAGTGAGGCTAACTTATATGCCAAAGAGTTCCTTCATACTCTCAGCCTTGAGTGGTCAGATGAGAGAAATGTCAACTGTGAAGGTGAAAATCTCCACGAGGAAGTACTTGAAGCCCTTCAACCACACCATGATCTGAAGGAGCTTACAATCATGGGCTATGCGGGTACCAAGTTTCCAAGTTGGCTAGGTCATCCATCATTCTGCTACTTACAGACCATTCACATGTCCAATTGCAGAAGATGCATAGTTCTTCCACCTCTTGGACAGTTGCCCCTGCTTAGATATCTGGATATCAGCGGAGTGCATGGATTGATAAGAATCAGTGAAGAGTTTTCAGGTATCACTGATATCCAAGGGTTCCCATCATTGGTTGAACTATTACTTGATGATATGCCTGATCTTGTGGAATGGATTTGCTCAGATTATGTTTCGTTGTTCCCTTGCCTTACCGAAGTTGAAATTGTGGATTGTCCAAAGCTAAGAGAGCTGCCTAGTCTCCCTCGAACAATAACAAGGCTCAAGATTTCAGACATAGGGATTAATTTTCTTCCAGGATTGCAGAATTCGGACTCATTGCACTTGCCGAGACTCTCTGTCCTGCAAATTAATGAATGTGTGAACCTGGCATCATTGCAGCAAGGCCTTCTTGAGCAGCAACTGAGGGCTCTCGAGCAGTTGACAATCACTGGttgccaagagcttgccaaactcCCTACAGAAGGTTTCAGAAGCCTTGTTTCACTAAAGAGCCTACACATTTACAACTGCCCCAAACTTGGGACTCGGGAAGATGATAGAGCCCTGCTTCCCAGCTCACTTGAAGATCTTAGGATAAGTTCATGCTCCAAACTGGTTAAAAAGCTACTTGAAGAGCTTAAGCACCTCTCATATCTTCAACATCTGAGGATCAAAGATTGCCCTGACCTGTATTATTTTCCGGAGGAAGGACTTCCTATCACACTTAAGTTTATTGGGATATCTGATTGCATCAACCTCCAACTATTGCCTGCCAGGATTCAAGAACTCTCTTCACTGACAACTCTGACCATAGTCAATTGCCAACAAGTCCAGTACTTGCCAGAGGCAGGCCTACCCATTGAACTGCAAGAATTATGCATCAAAGAATGTCCATTGTTGAAAGAGCGTTGTCAAGAGAGAACCGGAGAAGACTGGCACAAGATAGTTCACATCCCCAGAATAGAAATTGATGAGTTAATTCTGAGGCGATTAGGATAA